The proteins below are encoded in one region of Portunus trituberculatus isolate SZX2019 chromosome 17, ASM1759143v1, whole genome shotgun sequence:
- the LOC123504710 gene encoding bestrophin-2-like produces MVVEYIKDIGTARFCIFGRLLFRWRGSVYKLLWRDLLVYAVLYTLLSCFYRFYLKDNQKRLFEEVVQQSNKYRDLVPISFLLGVYVSAVLVRYWAAFFSLPDTTGAAMLLATYIPRDDNRAFEIRSRVVRYVNLTYVLIFSQISAAVKSAYPDLQALVSSHFLTAREKEVLKEAEERSGLSFKWLPITWCCQLVQSARDEGFIDTEAAKEALLKKLLEVRRQCDTLLDWHEYNVPLVYTQVVTIAVYTYFLFSLLSEQYLDVALQYPRYETDLVVPAFALMELVLYLGLHKVAETLINPFSDDDNSFDFLRFLNEARCSAFVICHTRYGKITPGVPWRSRESTPITFVDLTPSPGNTKRGATPSST; encoded by the exons ATGGTGGTTGAATACATTAAAGACATCGGCACTGCTCGCTTCTGTATTTTTGGGCGCCTTTTGTTCAG GTGGCGGGGCAGTGTGTACAAGCTGCTATGGCGTGATCTGCTGGTGTACGCCGTGCTGTACACTTTGCTATCCTGCTTCTACCGCTTCTACCTTAAGGATAACCAGAAAAG GTTGTTTGAGGAGGTGGTGCAGCAGAGCAACAAGTACCGTGACTTAGTGCCGATCAGCTTCCTGTTGGGAGTGTACGTGAGCGCCGTGCTGGTCCGCTATTGGGCTGCCTTCTTTTCCCTGCCCGACACCACCGGCGCTGCCATGCTGCTCGCCACATACATCCCGAGAGAC gaCAACAGGGCCTTTGAGATCCGGAGTCGCGTCGTGCGGTACGTCAACCTCACCTACGTGCTAATCTTCTCGCAGATCTCCGCCGCAGTGAAGTCCGCCTACCCCGACCTGCAGGCTCTTGTCAGCAGCC ACTTTCTGACTGCGCGCGAAAAGGAAGTTTTGAAGGAAGCCGAGGAGCGCAGCGGTTTGAGCTTCAAGTGGCTCCCCATCACCTGGTGCTGCCAACTGGTGCAGAGCGCCCGGGACGAGGGATTCATTGACACGGAAGCAGCCAAGGAAGCATTGCTGAAAAAGCTTCTCGAGGTACGCCGGCAGTGTGATACCCTGCTGGACTGGCATGAATACAACGTGCCGCTCGTGTACACTCAG GTGGTGACAATAGCAGTGTACACCTATTTCCTGTTCTCCTTGTTGAGCGAACAGTATCTGGATGTGGCACTACAGTACCCGCGCTACGAGACGGATCTGGTGGTGCCCGCATTCGCTCTTATGGAGCTGGTGCTGTATCTGGGACTCCACAAGGTGGCAGAAACGCTCATCAACCCCTTCAGCGACGATGACAACTCCTTTGATTTCCTCAGGTTCCTTAACGAGGCTCGCTGC tCAGCCTTCGTTATCTGCCACACACGCTATGGAAAGATCACCCCGGGAGTCCCTTGGCGGTCTCGAGAGAGCACCCCTATCACCTTCGTGGATCTGACGCCTTCCCCCGGGAATACGAAGAGAGGAGCGACTCCCTCCAGCacctaa